In Candidatus Omnitrophota bacterium, the DNA window GCGGTTATTGCCGATCTTAAGGCGACGGATAAAGATGGGGTAGTAAGGGAACTCGTCGATTCTCTCGCCAAGGCAGAAAATATTAAAAATAAAGAAGAGCTTGTAAAGGCTCTGCTCACCAGAGAGTCGCTCGGCTCCACGGGAATAGGCCAGGGTATAGGAATACCTCACGCTAAGACCCAGAGCGTTAAAAGCCTCGTCGCCGCGTTCGGGCTCTCCCGTAAGGGGGTCAGCTTCGATTCTCTCGACGGCGAGCCGGTCTATATATTCTTCCTGCTTATAGCGCCGGAAGAGTCGGCCGGCCCTCACCTGAAAGCGCTTGCCAGGATCTCCAGGATGCTTAAGGATAAGTACTTCAGGGAGCTTCTTAAGAAATCAAAAGACGAAAAAGATATACTTCGCATAATCCAGGAAGAAGATTCCAAGAAGTATTAAGTCGGTTACGGAATTTTTTAAATCTAGAGATAGTTGGATATTTAACCTGGGTATTGCGATAGGGAGAGTTGTCCGGTGAGGATATTAAAAGCTTTTAAGTGGCTCTACCCCGGCATGTGGGTAAAGAGATGGATACTCCTCTCCGTATTCGGCATCATCATGATATCGATGGGGTTTGTCGTAATGCTCCTGGAGCAGAACCCCAAAAGCAAACTATACGCCACGACCATCATACTTATCGGTATCGTTACGGTAGTGACCGGGATAAAGAGGATAATCAAATCTTTCATAACCGTATTTTTGCCGGAGCGCGAAGGTGAGCTCGTTGACAGGATCTACCTGAAGAGGGTGCTCGAGAGAGGGCCGCGCATTACGGTGATAGGCGGCGGCACAGGGCTCTCGACCATGCTCCACGGCCTTAAGGAATATACGTCGAACATCACCGCGATAGTTACGGTAGCCGATGACGGCGGATCATCGGGACGCCTCAGAAAAGATTTTAATATGCTGCCGCCCGGCGATATTCGCAACTGCCTGGTAGCGCTGGCGGACTCCGAGCCGCTGATGGGCCAGCTCTTTCAGTTTCGTTTCGAAGAGGGCGACGGCCTTAAAGGGCACAGTTTCGGGAATCTCTTCATAGCGGCCATGACAAAGGTCGCCGGCAGTTTCGACGCGGCCATCAAAGAATCGAGCAGGGTGCTTGCGATACGCGGAAGCGTGGTTCCGTCCACGCTGGATAAGGCGGTGCTGGTAGCCGAGCATGCCGATGGGCATGAGACGATCGGAGAGAGCGATATCCCCAAAGCGAACAGGCCCATAAAGCGGATATCGTTAAGGCCGGGCAATTGCCGCGCCACGTCTGAGGCGATAGACGCCATACGCAAGGCCGATGCCGTTGTGCTCGGGCCGGGCAGCTTGTATACGAGCATAATACCTAACCTGTTGGTCGGCAATATATATAGAGAGCTGATGTCGTCGAAGGCCATAAAGGTATATGTCTGCAATGTAATGACCCAGAAAGGCGAAACCGACGGCTATAAAGCCAGCGATCACCTGAGGGCGATAATAGACCATACGGCTCCGGGCATTATTAATTACTGCATAGTCAATACGGCGAGGATATCGCAGGAGATGTTGAAAAAATATGAGGGCGAATTTTCTTATCCTGTGGCAGCCGATATCGAAAACCTGAAGAAACTGAAGGTCAAGGCTGTAGAGGCTCATATAATAAGCACTAAGGATTACGTCAGGCATGATTCGGTAAGGCTTGCTAAGATCATAGTGGATCTCGTAGGCAGTTTGAAAAAAGAGAAAAATTGAAATAAGGTTCTATAAGCATGATCATAGAAAAAGTGATTACCATAAAAAATAAACAGGGTTTGCACGCTCGCCCTGCCGCGCTATTTGTGCAGATAGCCAATAAGTTCAATAGCGAGATCACGATCTCCAAGGGCAGGCATAAAGTGAACGGCAAGTCCATAATGGGGATAATGATGCTCGAGGCGGGAAGCGGCTCCAAGGTGACTATGATCATAAACGGCGATGACGCGGAAGCGGCCATGAAAGAGCTGGAGATCCTGCTCGTTTCGGACGATATCGACGAATTGGTGGTATAAAGACTTTATGAAAAAGAAAGAGACTATACTTAAAGGTATTCCGGCCTCTCCCGGCATAGTGAGCGGCAAGGCCTTTCTTTATGGAAGGGAACAGTACACCATTGCCCGGCGCGCCGTAAAAGAAGAGCAGATACCGAACGAGTTAAAGCGTTTTAAAGACGCTCTCATCCAGACGAAGAACGAGATCCTCGATATAAAGAAGCGTATCTCCGAAGAGATGAGCGCGAAACATGCCCAGATATTCAGCGCCCACCTCCTTGTAATAGACGACAGCATGCTGATAGAGGAGGTCGTCTCCAAGCTTAAAAAAGACAAGCTCTCGATAGAGTATATCTTCCAGGATGTCCTTCGCCGCTACATAAAAGTCTTCTCGGAGATGGATGACGAATACCTCAAAGAGCGCATAAGCGATATAAATGACGTCGGAAGGCGCATACTGCGCAATCTTATAGGCGCCAAGGAAGACGTATTGGGCAACCTTAAGGAAAAAGTCATAGTGATAGCATATGACCTTTCGCCTTCCGATACCGCCACGATGCATAAGAAGAATGTGAAAGGTTTTGCCACCGATATAGGCGGCAGGACCTCCCATACCGCCATTATGGCGAAATCTCTTGAGATACCGGCCGTCGTCGGCCTCGAAGTATTGACG includes these proteins:
- a CDS encoding PTS sugar transporter subunit IIA, whose amino-acid sequence is MKIMDFLSTKAVIADLKATDKDGVVRELVDSLAKAENIKNKEELVKALLTRESLGSTGIGQGIGIPHAKTQSVKSLVAAFGLSRKGVSFDSLDGEPVYIFFLLIAPEESAGPHLKALARISRMLKDKYFRELLKKSKDEKDILRIIQEEDSKKY
- a CDS encoding YvcK family protein, with amino-acid sequence MRILKAFKWLYPGMWVKRWILLSVFGIIMISMGFVVMLLEQNPKSKLYATTIILIGIVTVVTGIKRIIKSFITVFLPEREGELVDRIYLKRVLERGPRITVIGGGTGLSTMLHGLKEYTSNITAIVTVADDGGSSGRLRKDFNMLPPGDIRNCLVALADSEPLMGQLFQFRFEEGDGLKGHSFGNLFIAAMTKVAGSFDAAIKESSRVLAIRGSVVPSTLDKAVLVAEHADGHETIGESDIPKANRPIKRISLRPGNCRATSEAIDAIRKADAVVLGPGSLYTSIIPNLLVGNIYRELMSSKAIKVYVCNVMTQKGETDGYKASDHLRAIIDHTAPGIINYCIVNTARISQEMLKKYEGEFSYPVAADIENLKKLKVKAVEAHIISTKDYVRHDSVRLAKIIVDLVGSLKKEKN
- a CDS encoding HPr family phosphocarrier protein — its product is MIIEKVITIKNKQGLHARPAALFVQIANKFNSEITISKGRHKVNGKSIMGIMMLEAGSGSKVTMIINGDDAEAAMKELEILLVSDDIDELVV